A region of the Methylobacterium nodulans ORS 2060 genome:
GCCGGCCACCCGGTCGACCGCGACAGCGTCGCGTTCTGCAAACGGGCGGTGGCGTAAGGCTCAACCAAGCTCACGAATTCTCATGGAGATCGGCCGCGATGGCGCATTGGCTCTTCAAGTCCGAGCCGTCCACCTGGTCCTGGGACCAGCAGGTGGCGGCGGGCGAGGCCGGCACGTTCTGGAACGGGGTGCGCAACCACCTCGCCAAGAAGCACCTGCAGGCGATGCAACGCGGCGAGCAGGGCTTCTTCTATCATTCGAACGAGGGCAAGGCGGTCGTCGGCATCGTCGAGGTGATCAGGACCTACTATCCGGACCACACGGACGAGAGCGGCCGTTTCGGCATGGTCGATATCAAGGCCGTGACGGGCCTGCCGCGCCCGGTGACGCTCGACGCCATCAAGGCCGAGCCGCGGCTCAAGGACATGGTCCTGGTGAACAACGCGCGGCTCTCGGTGCAGCCGGTGACGGAGGCGGAATGGGCGGTGATCCGCGCGATGGGGGGAGTGTGAGATCGCGCCCGTCCTCCTCGGCCGCGTTCCGCTGGGCGGGCCTGCTCGCCGCGGCCGTGCTCGCCATCGCCTCAGCCCGGGCGGCCGAGAAGGGAAAGCCCGCCCTCCGCAGGACCGCCGAGCCGGTCCTCAGCTGCGGGGCGCTCGCCAACCTGCGCCTCCTTATGCGGGACACCAGGGGCGATCCGGCCGCCATCGCGGCGCTGTTCGCCGATCCGAAGGCGGACCATCTCGGCTGCGCCATGACGCCCGCCGATCGGATCGAGGGCGTGGCCGACCGCGTGACGATCGGCGGCACGCCCTATTCCTGCCTGAAGGTCAAGGACAGCGCCGTCTGCCGCTGGGCGGAGGCGCACTAGAGCGCTCCCCGCCGAAGTGGAGGCTGGTTCGGCGCAAGGGAGCGCGTGACGGCGGAGGAATAAGGTCTGGAGCCGCATCCGTCCCGGCCGAAACGGATGCGGCTCTCCGCGCTCAGGCCATCCAGTAGGGATGCGCGTTGTAGTAGCGGTGCACATGCTCCTCCCAGGCCCGGTCGAAGGACGGATCCTGCCCCTCGGCCGTGCGCTGGGGCGCGTTCCGGAGCTGCTCCTCGGTGAGGTCGAGCTCGTAGGCGTCCAGCTCCGGGTTGAAGCGCAGCGCCCCCCAGGGAACCGTGTAATAGCCCTCGCCGAGCCCCAGGAAGCCGCCGAAGCTCATCACCGCATAGGCCACGCGGCCGGACTTCTTCTCGATCATCAGGCGCTCGATGCGTCCGAGGCTGTCGCCATCGGGGCGGCGCACGGCGGTGCCCTCGACGCGGTCGCTGGCGATCAGCGTGCTGGTCTCGTTGGTGCTGGTGCTCCCCATGTCGGAGCGGTCACCCACGGTCGGTGCAACGGTGGTCATCGGGATCCTCCTGGGTGTGGTCGATTGCCCGAGCAACGCCGCGCCCGCCGCGCTGTTCCGGGTGGCTGCGCCATGCCGGATGGCTTACGCCACCGCCGGAGCGTCCGCCGCCTGCGGACGGTTTCGTTGCCATCCAGGACGGTTTCATTGCCGCCCGCACCGGTCTAGCCTTGCGCCCATGCCGATTCGACCGATCGCCCTCGCCCTGACGGCCCTGGCCCTGACGGGCCTGCCCGCCCGCGCCCAGGACCGCGGCACCCTCGATCCCAAGCCGCTGCCGCCGCTCGCCAATCCCGATGACCCGAC
Encoded here:
- a CDS encoding EVE domain-containing protein → MAHWLFKSEPSTWSWDQQVAAGEAGTFWNGVRNHLAKKHLQAMQRGEQGFFYHSNEGKAVVGIVEVIRTYYPDHTDESGRFGMVDIKAVTGLPRPVTLDAIKAEPRLKDMVLVNNARLSVQPVTEAEWAVIRAMGGV
- a CDS encoding PRC-barrel domain-containing protein, which encodes MGSTSTNETSTLIASDRVEGTAVRRPDGDSLGRIERLMIEKKSGRVAYAVMSFGGFLGLGEGYYTVPWGALRFNPELDAYELDLTEEQLRNAPQRTAEGQDPSFDRAWEEHVHRYYNAHPYWMA